The genomic DNA GAGAAGGTTAGATATTAGAACAGGGTAATCATTCAAATGGTCAGCAATCTTCCATATATGTTCTATCGTCTCCAGTGAGCTTTGAATATTACCCTCAATAGCATACAGGTGAGCTTGCAGGGCAAGTAAATAAGCGGAATTGCGATAAGGAGCGAAGAGTGGTATTTCGTATTTGTAACTTGCCTCCAATGGCTGATGAAAGGATTCGGTGAGAGCGGCTTTTTTTAGAAGTGCCATTACTTCTTTTCTCTCTTCCAGGACAACCTTAGCCTTCGGGATTGAAAAACCATCATCATTCTTCCTCCGAAACGTGGTTACCCATCGGGGCAACTTGTCATGCTTGTCCAGCAGGTTGAATGCCTCCTCATAATAGGTAAGGGCGTTTTTTTCATCCGCTACAGGCGGTGAATTAACGCTTTCTATTAGCGCCTGGGCATCCTTTTGAACATCCTTCAAATAGGCAATTGCCTTCCGGTCCATATGAGCAAAAAGAAATAAACCAGCCATGAGAAAAACAATGGCGGCCAGGCAAGTCTTTAGGCGATAAGCAAGTGGATAAACATTTTTCAGGGTAAAAAAGCCAAAGAGGCTTGTATAGGCAATGAACCAGGAAAAAGCATAAACAAATAGCCAGTCAGGTTTGAACCCTTTAACATATAAAAAATAGGTAACCACAGAAAAAGAAGTGGCAGAGATTATGATCAATGCGCCGCACAGGATAAAAAGCACCTTCCCCCATTTGCCTCCCCCCTTCCTGAATGTGGAAAGAAAGGCCGTAAAACAGGAAGCTGCTGCAAAAAACAGCAGCCATAACAAAACAAAGGAGATCATGAGAATCTACTACCGTTCATTTTTTAAAACACTCTCCATACAAAAACAGGTCAGCGTGAAGCTAAAAGCGAAAACTAATCTGAATCCATCCCTATTTTCCTTTTTGTAGCAAGATGAATCCTACCTGCTAAGCAAATTGTTTTCTGACATTGGAAGGCCCAATTCTCTGAAATGTTTTTCAAGAAATACTTTTGCTTCTTCTTTTGTATTAAAAAAATAGAGTCCAACATCATCAAAGTAGGCTTCAGTATCACCAATAGGCTCACCCCTATATCTTAATTGACCCAATTTAAAATTGAGTTTAATTGCTGAATCAGGCATTTTCCAGATACCCCACATAGGAACCCAGTTATTATCATATATCTTGGCAAAATATGACGCACTCATCCCGTGCATAGATGCCCAGTTTTGTTTTTTTCCTCCCTTGTTCTCTATTAAGACACTAATTACTGGCAGCCCTGATTTCTTTGGCATATCCTCTTTTATCTTATTAATTGTTGCACGGCCAACAAACAGAGCATATGGTGGGGTAGGCTCAGCAAGAAAAACGTGCTGCATAATGTGGTCTCCATTTTGGATAAGAAAATAATGGTTTTTATCAACAGATTCTTGAACCTTGACACTACCGTTTGCCCCCCATCCTTTAGTTTCATTCTCTGCATTATGGTTATATACCCAGTTGATATTTTTCATTTGCTCTTTGGCAACCTTTTCCCTCAATGCAAATATAATCTCAAAATTTCTTCTATTAATAATATTATCATTATAAATTCTAAAATTAATATGCGGATTTATAAGGACGGAACTATACATATCTTCATAAGCTTTGTATACATTATCTGTCTTAAACAATATTCTTGATCTAAGACGGTAGTATCTTTCTACTACTGGACGTAGTTGAATACTCTTACTAATATATTTCAGTGCAGTATCGTAATTTTTAAGATTATTAAAATTCATGCTTGCCAACTCTTCATAAACACTGGCTAACTCACCATAAGTAAGTGCTTTTAGATATAGCTTTGTTGCTTCGTTATATCGCTTTTTCCACCTCAAATTTCGTCCCTGATATTCATAGATAAATCCATACAGAGATGTGAGCATAGGATTGATAACTGCAAAGGGCTCGGCATCTTTTGCAATTTTTTCCATTGCGGCATAACTTCCACCCAACCTTGGTTGATTGGCCCGCATGCTGCTCTTCCTGATAATGAAAGAATATGGAAATATTTCAATGGCCCGCTTTATAACCTTACTTTCACTATCGCCGAATGAACTTGAGTTTGTTATTCCAATCAGGGTGTTGTGGGCAGGTAATGAATCTACTTTTATTTTCAATACAGTTCTGATATTTTCCTCTGACTTTTTAAAATGAGAGTTCATGATTCGCAAATTTTCATCTCGTGTCTGTTTGTCTTTAGGCCATATGATCCACTTTAATTCCGAGGCTTTACCGTAATGATATTGTGCCATAGCCAAATGTGGCTTATAATCATGGGGAAAGCTATCTTTCCATTCCGTAATATTTTTTTCGTATGAAGGCCCAAGATAATAAAATGCATTATACGCATCGTAAACCTTGTATTCATCGGTTGGATCTTTTTCGAATGCTTTCTGGTATTTTTCCAAAATTTCATTCAACTCTTCAAATCGTTTCTCTTCCAACATTTCCCTGAGTGCAACAATCTCATCAATCGATATGGTGTTGAAGTACCGACGTTTATTTATTCCCGGAATTGAAACGCTGCCCACAAAAATTATAATTATCAAGAATAAAAGAGATATCCAATTTTTCCGGAAAATAAATGACATTGCTTTCTCCAAATTAATTAATTTTATGACACTTAAAAAAGACAGATAAAAAGACAGAAAGACAGCAACGAAAGACAGGAGTAAATTCTTTAACATTGACAAAGTGATTCTGCTGTCAAAGATAAAGAATTTACTCCTTAACTGTTATCAAGTGTTAACTTTAGTCTTTACATAAGGATTCTTCTTCGGTTCACGCCCTTTGTGACGTAAAGAAGCTGCACGGTAAATTTCAGCTTTTTCTTCAGCTAAAATTTCTGAAAGACTATCAATGTAATCTTTTGGTGTTCCTTTTTTCTTCCATGCTTCTACGGCTGCATCTATGTATTGTTGTTTGAGAAGGGTGGCATCTGAAGCCTTTATGGCCTTAAGAGCTTCTACCAATTCTCGCCTCTCCCTTTGATGCTCAACATCTTGATCCGCAAGACTCTTTTTATAATATCGATGAGTAATGAACCATGAAATTAAAGCTGATATAAATATTAACAAAAGGTCATATGCTAATGTGTTCATCTTTTAAACACCTAGTTTTCGAATAAGTAGAAACAACGACTATTTACCTCCATCCTTTCGACAATCATGTTTGAACCACGGCATTTCGGGCCTTCAAAATTATGGTGACAGGGATTGCAAGAATAAAAAATATAAGGAACTGAAGCCATATCCTGTCGGCATTAATGATCGATATGGATCCGAATCCAATAATTGATATGATAGCGTAGATCTTTGTCCTTATGGTCATGCTTCTTGTCTCATGCCACATCCTTATATGCGGTCCGAACCTCTTGTGAGACAGGATCCACTGATGGAGTTTCTCCGAAGACCTGGCAAAACAGGCCAGTGCCAGGAGCAAAAAAGGGACCGTCGGAAGGAGCGGCAGAAAAATCCCGATAAAGGCGAGGCCTACAGAGGCCATTCCAATTAATATTAAGAAGGGTTTGTGCATATCATAAAACTTACCACGGAAAAGGCCGGAAAGAGCAAAAAAACTTTAAAGATTTTATTCTTTACCTTCCGTGAAATTCCGTGACTTCCGTGGTCAATGTCTTTTGGTCTTTATATCTTTAACCACGGAAAAAGCCGGAAAGGGCCGGAAAAGGCAAAATACTTTAGCTTTTTTTTCTTTACATTCCGTGTCATTCCGTGACTTCCGTGGTTGAATTATATGATAATCCTTTCAATTTCCACTTTAGGATGAGAGCCGAAATTCACCAGGAAACCGAGCTTTAATCCCGTTGCATTCATATAATTGAAAACTTGAGCTTTATGTTCTGCCACCAGTTCTCTTACGGCCTTTAATTCGACTATAATCTTTTCGTAACATATAAGATCAGGCTTGTATGTTTGTTTAAGTGTGTCACCCTTATAAGTCAGGACAAGCTCTTCTTGAGCAGTAAAAGAGATATTACGCAGATTTAGTTCCTTTTCCAGGCACTCCTGGTAAACAGCTTCTAAAAAACCTGGCCCCATCTCATGGTAAACGTCAAACATAGCCCCTCTGATTGCATAAGCCTCTTCCTCATAAATCAACTTGGTCATTATTTATTCGTTACCTTCCGGGTTTTTCCTGCTCTTTCCGTGGTCCATAAATTACTTAAATCCTATCTTCCTATTCCATAAATAGAGACAGCTATCGTTTAAAACAAATCTCCTGTCAGTTATCAAAGACAACCTGATTTACCCCGTTAGAGATAAAGAATTCTTCAATCTATTTTTGATATGTGGCTTGCCCATACCGATTGGAAATCACAATTTATGATTTCAAACAAATAGTTTCTACGAAACTTTTTTACGTAGTCTGCCAAAACTCCCGGGCTCCCTGGGGCAGCTTAAGCAGCACACTTTCGAAAGCGGCCTCGTCCACATGGCTTCTTATTACACTCGCAACATCACCAATAGCGGACTCGGTTGCGAAGTTATGGTCGGCCCGCAGGGCCTGGACCTCTTTCGTCATATCTGAAATATCCCCGAAGGGAAGTTTCGGCTCATCAGGATTCCAGTCCGCTACAAAGAGGGCGCGCAGACCAGCGGGCAACACCCCTGCAAAAACTATGGCACCTTTCAGATCCAAACGGCGGCGGAAAGTCTGAAATACACCCTGGATCGTCGTGTAAGCCCGGTGGGTGGTCCCCAAATCGGAGACATCCCGCACTTCCTCCAGAAAACTGTAAAAGTCTTCCGTTGCGCGCTGATATTCAGCCGGTACAGGCATTCCATATTCCTTTTTTCTTCTATTTCGTTTTAATTAAAAGGACCTTTTTTAACAGACCCTCAACGACCGATTAATCACTCTGTCGGATAGATCGGCTTTAAATTATATGGATATTTGGAGAAGAATTAAATAAAATTTCCCCCTTTATGTTACTGATAGACGGGAGGCGTGAGACTAGGAGCCTGTCGGATTTAGGGTAAATCTACTGCGAAAAAGCCCTTTTGGCCAGATTATCTGATTAAATTCGTTAAATATGTTCAATATTCGCCTCATTTAATCAAAAAATCTGACTCAAAATGGCTTTTTCTCGCTACAATTTCCTAAGTCCGACAGACTCCTAGCCGAGTCGTTTAAGATTCTTATCCATGAGGCGGATCTTTTTCTTAAGGGTCTTTACAAGGTTTTTATCTTTGGCCGTTTCCTTTTTCAGTGCATTGTTGTAAAAGTGTTTCGACTTGCCGAAAAAGTATTTCGCCTGTTCTTTGCGTTCTAAATTGTCGTACTTTTTCCCCAATAAATCCGCCAGGTATCCCGCAGCCATCATGTCATGAATGCTATCAAAGAGTCTCGTTTCCTTTGCCTCTCTATCGAGGGCCTTTTTCAGCCGGGCCGATGCAAGTGCAAACTCTTTTTCCCACTTTTCAGTCTGCGCCTTTTCCTTCTTTTTTTGAAAGAGGCCTTTAAAAAAACCGATTATTTTTTCTCCCGGTGCATT from Deltaproteobacteria bacterium includes the following:
- a CDS encoding DUF4034 domain-containing protein yields the protein MLKNLLLSFVAVFLSFYLSFLSVIKLINLEKAMSFIFRKNWISLLFLIIIIFVGSVSIPGINKRRYFNTISIDEIVALREMLEEKRFEELNEILEKYQKAFEKDPTDEYKVYDAYNAFYYLGPSYEKNITEWKDSFPHDYKPHLAMAQYHYGKASELKWIIWPKDKQTRDENLRIMNSHFKKSEENIRTVLKIKVDSLPAHNTLIGITNSSSFGDSESKVIKRAIEIFPYSFIIRKSSMRANQPRLGGSYAAMEKIAKDAEPFAVINPMLTSLYGFIYEYQGRNLRWKKRYNEATKLYLKALTYGELASVYEELASMNFNNLKNYDTALKYISKSIQLRPVVERYYRLRSRILFKTDNVYKAYEDMYSSVLINPHINFRIYNDNIINRRNFEIIFALREKVAKEQMKNINWVYNHNAENETKGWGANGSVKVQESVDKNHYFLIQNGDHIMQHVFLAEPTPPYALFVGRATINKIKEDMPKKSGLPVISVLIENKGGKKQNWASMHGMSASYFAKIYDNNWVPMWGIWKMPDSAIKLNFKLGQLRYRGEPIGDTEAYFDDVGLYFFNTKEEAKVFLEKHFRELGLPMSENNLLSR
- a CDS encoding YbaN family protein: MHKPFLILIGMASVGLAFIGIFLPLLPTVPFLLLALACFARSSEKLHQWILSHKRFGPHIRMWHETRSMTIRTKIYAIISIIGFGSISIINADRIWLQFLIFFILAIPVTIILKARNAVVQT
- a CDS encoding GxxExxY protein; the encoded protein is MTKLIYEEEAYAIRGAMFDVYHEMGPGFLEAVYQECLEKELNLRNISFTAQEELVLTYKGDTLKQTYKPDLICYEKIIVELKAVRELVAEHKAQVFNYMNATGLKLGFLVNFGSHPKVEIERIII
- a CDS encoding DUF2267 domain-containing protein; protein product: MPVPAEYQRATEDFYSFLEEVRDVSDLGTTHRAYTTIQGVFQTFRRRLDLKGAIVFAGVLPAGLRALFVADWNPDEPKLPFGDISDMTKEVQALRADHNFATESAIGDVASVIRSHVDEAAFESVLLKLPQGAREFWQTT